In Paeniglutamicibacter kerguelensis, one genomic interval encodes:
- a CDS encoding UPF0182 family protein, producing MPTIVIIGILVAVFVFFASVYADVLWYNQLGFQSVFWTENLAKIGIFAVAFLVMGFTIWISMRMAYRARPVYAPDGHQQDNMSKYQSQLEPMRRLLMIGVPVVIGVFAATAVTSQWKEVLLFFNQVPFNETDPQFNMDLGFYIFTLPFLGLLIGYLISVVLIAGIAGLLTHYLYGGIRVEERGGIVVGNAARIHIAVFAVAFLLLQAGNFWLDRYSTLLSQNGRVAGALYTDVHAVIPTKTILAIAAVLVAITFIVTAIIGRWRLPIIGTAMLLVTVVVAGGIYPFIVQQYQVIPSEKTLERAYIAKNIQMTRQAYGLTDVEETAYNAEVNPRKGVLAKDKATTTNIRLLDPNLVSSAFAQLQQFRTYYKFAPTLNVDRYAIDGKTEDTVIAVRELSVDPTESWVNQHITYTHGYGVVAAYGNRVTSGGRPDFMLSGIPTGGVLASDKTYEPRIYFGELSPQYSIVGGPEGWAPRELDRPASGSGSQDTRNTFSGDGGPSVGNFFNRLVYSLKFASTDLLLSDAINSESQILYDRNPKDRVQKVAPYLTVDSNAYPAIVDGRVQWIVDAYTTSKNYPYSKQQQLDSAVTDSLTGGTRAAALTGQVNYIRNSVKATVDAYDGSVTLYAWEADEPLLQAWQKVFPANIKPMSEMSGELMSHVRYPEDLFKVQRELLATYHVTDPDGFYDSNDAWAVPSEPTQGNANIKQPPYYMSLKMPTQDAETFSLTSTFIPQTAAGGQQRNVLFGFLSAEADAGNEAGKKAEGYGKLRLLALPRETSVPGPGQAQQNFDSNTTVSQTLNLLRQGASQVKNGNLLSLPVGDGILYVQPVYVQSSGATSYPTLRKVLVAFGDNVGFADTLSEALDQVFEGSSGAVTSENGGTSGGGEPGKPPVTQTAQQKLTQALNDARAAIKAGQAALAQNDFAKYGAEQAKLQKALEAAIEAEAELTGKPVVPEAPAPTDGTVTPAPTDGDGAPAPEAPAQETPAP from the coding sequence ATGCCGACGATCGTCATCATCGGTATCCTTGTCGCCGTCTTCGTGTTCTTCGCGAGCGTGTACGCGGATGTGCTCTGGTACAACCAGCTCGGCTTCCAATCCGTGTTCTGGACCGAGAACCTTGCCAAGATCGGCATCTTTGCGGTGGCGTTCCTGGTCATGGGCTTCACCATCTGGATTTCGATGCGCATGGCCTACCGTGCGCGCCCGGTGTACGCCCCCGACGGCCACCAGCAGGACAACATGTCCAAGTACCAGTCCCAGCTCGAGCCCATGCGCCGGCTGCTGATGATCGGCGTCCCGGTGGTCATCGGCGTCTTCGCCGCCACCGCGGTGACCTCGCAGTGGAAAGAGGTGCTGCTCTTCTTCAACCAGGTCCCGTTCAATGAGACCGACCCGCAGTTCAACATGGACCTGGGTTTCTACATCTTCACCCTGCCGTTCCTGGGCCTGCTGATCGGCTACCTGATCTCCGTGGTGCTGATCGCCGGCATCGCCGGCCTGCTCACCCACTACCTCTACGGCGGCATCCGCGTCGAGGAGCGCGGCGGCATCGTCGTCGGCAATGCGGCACGCATCCACATCGCCGTGTTCGCCGTCGCCTTCCTGCTCCTGCAGGCCGGCAACTTCTGGCTTGACCGATACTCGACGCTTCTTTCGCAGAACGGCCGCGTGGCCGGCGCGTTGTACACCGACGTGCACGCGGTGATCCCCACCAAGACGATCCTGGCGATCGCCGCGGTGCTTGTGGCGATCACGTTCATCGTCACCGCGATCATCGGGCGCTGGCGCCTGCCGATCATCGGCACCGCGATGCTGCTGGTGACGGTTGTCGTCGCCGGCGGCATCTACCCGTTCATCGTGCAGCAGTACCAGGTCATTCCGTCGGAAAAGACCCTGGAGCGCGCGTACATCGCGAAGAACATCCAGATGACCCGCCAGGCGTACGGCCTGACAGACGTCGAGGAGACCGCCTACAACGCCGAGGTGAACCCGAGGAAGGGCGTGCTAGCCAAGGACAAAGCAACCACCACGAACATCCGCCTGCTGGACCCGAACCTCGTCTCCTCGGCGTTCGCCCAGCTGCAGCAGTTCCGGACCTACTACAAGTTCGCCCCGACGCTGAACGTCGACCGATACGCCATCGACGGCAAGACCGAAGACACGGTGATCGCCGTGCGCGAGCTCAGCGTCGACCCCACCGAGTCCTGGGTCAACCAGCACATCACCTACACCCACGGCTACGGCGTGGTGGCCGCCTACGGCAACCGCGTGACCTCCGGCGGACGCCCGGACTTCATGCTCAGCGGCATCCCCACCGGCGGCGTGCTGGCCAGCGACAAGACCTACGAACCGCGCATCTACTTCGGCGAGCTCTCTCCGCAGTACTCGATCGTCGGCGGCCCCGAGGGTTGGGCTCCGCGCGAGCTTGACCGCCCGGCCTCCGGTTCCGGCAGCCAGGACACCCGCAACACCTTCTCCGGCGACGGCGGCCCGTCGGTCGGCAACTTCTTCAACCGCCTGGTCTACTCGCTGAAGTTTGCCTCCACGGACCTGCTGCTTTCCGATGCGATCAATTCCGAGTCGCAGATCCTCTACGACCGAAACCCGAAGGACCGCGTGCAGAAGGTCGCACCGTACCTGACGGTGGATTCCAACGCCTACCCGGCGATCGTCGACGGCCGCGTGCAGTGGATCGTCGATGCTTACACCACCTCAAAGAACTACCCGTACTCCAAGCAGCAGCAGCTGGATTCGGCGGTCACCGACTCGCTGACCGGCGGAACCCGTGCCGCGGCACTGACCGGCCAGGTGAACTACATCCGCAACTCGGTCAAGGCGACGGTCGACGCCTACGACGGCTCCGTCACCCTGTACGCATGGGAGGCCGACGAGCCGCTCCTGCAGGCCTGGCAGAAGGTTTTCCCGGCGAACATCAAGCCGATGTCGGAGATGTCCGGCGAGCTGATGAGCCACGTGCGTTACCCGGAGGACCTGTTCAAGGTCCAGCGCGAGCTGCTCGCCACGTACCACGTGACGGATCCAGACGGCTTCTACGACTCCAACGACGCCTGGGCGGTGCCCTCGGAACCAACACAGGGCAACGCCAACATCAAGCAGCCGCCGTACTACATGTCGCTGAAGATGCCGACGCAGGACGCCGAGACCTTCTCGCTGACCTCCACCTTCATTCCGCAGACCGCGGCGGGTGGACAGCAGCGAAACGTGCTCTTCGGGTTCCTCTCGGCCGAGGCCGACGCGGGAAACGAGGCAGGCAAGAAGGCCGAGGGCTACGGCAAGCTTCGTCTGCTTGCGCTGCCGCGCGAAACCAGCGTGCCGGGCCCGGGCCAGGCACAGCAGAACTTCGACTCCAACACCACCGTGTCGCAGACGTTGAACCTGTTGCGCCAGGGTGCATCGCAGGTCAAAAACGGCAACCTGCTTTCACTGCCGGTCGGTGACGGCATCCTCTACGTTCAGCCTGTCTACGTGCAGTCCTCGGGTGCGACCTCCTACCCGACCCTGCGCAAGGTCCTGGTGGCGTTCGGTGACAACGTCGGCTTCGCCGACACCCTCTCCGAGGCGCTTGACCAGGTCTTCGAGGGTTCGTCCGGCGCCGTGACCAGCGAAAACGGTGGAACCTCCGGCGGAGGCGAACCGGGCAAGCCGCCCGTGACACAGACGGCGCAGCAGAAGCTGACGCAGGCCCTGAACGACGCAAGAGCGGCGATCAAGGCGGGCCAGGCTGCTCTGGCGCAGAACGACTTCGCCAAGTACGGCGCGGAGCAGGCCAAGTTGCAGAAGGCACTCGAAGCTGCAATCGAGGCCGAAGCCGAGCTGACCGGGAAGCCTGTTGTCCCGGAGGCGCCGGCCCCGACCGACGGCACCGTCACCCCTGCCCCGACCGACGGGGACGGTGCACCGGCCCCGGAGGCACCTGCGCAGGAAACCCCGGCGCCGTAG